In Haliaeetus albicilla chromosome 3, bHalAlb1.1, whole genome shotgun sequence, the following are encoded in one genomic region:
- the CYRIB gene encoding CYFIP-related Rac1 interactor B isoform X2: MGNLIKVLTRDIDHNAAHFFLDFENAQPTESEKEIYNQVNVVLKDAEGILEDLQSYRGAGHEIREAIQHPSDEKLQEKAWGAVVPLVGKLKKFYEFSQRLEAGLRGLLGALTSTPYSPTQHLEREQALAKQFAEILHFTLRFDELKMTNPAIQNDFSYYRRTLSRMRINNVPAEGENEVNNELANRMSLFYAEATPMLKTLSDATTKFVSENKNLPIENTTDCLSTMASVCRVMLETPEYRSRFTNEETVSFCLRVMVGVIILYDHVHPVGAFAKTSKIDMKGCIKVLKDQPPNSVEGLLNALRYTTKHLNDETTSKQIKSMLQ, encoded by the exons ATGCCCAACCTACAGaatctgaaaaggaaatttatAATCAGGTGAATGTAGTGTTAAAGGATGCAGAAGGAATACTGGAAGACTTGCAGTCATATAGAGGAGCTGGCCATGAAATACGAGAG gCAATACAGCATCCCAGTGATGAGAAGCTGCAAGAGAAGGCATGGGGTGCAGTTGTTCCACTAGTAGGCAAACTAAAGAAATTCTATGAATTTTCTCAAAGACTAG AGGCAGGATTGCGAGGTCTGTTGGGAGCCCTAACAAGCACTCCATATTCACCAACGCAACACCTGGAGCGAGAGCAGGCTCTTGCTAAGCAGTTTGCAGAAATTCTTCACTTTACACTCCGATTTGATGAGCTCAAG ATGACAAATCCTGCTATACAGAATGACTTCAGCTACTATAGAAGAACTCTGAGCCGTATGAGGATTAACAATGTCCCA gcagagggagaaaatgaagtaaataatGAGTTGGCAAACAGAATGTCTTTATTTTATGCTGAAGCAACGCCAATGTTGAAAACCTTAAGTGATGCTACAACAAAGTTTGTGTCAGAG AATAAAAATTTACCGATAGAGAATACAACAGATTGCTTAAGCACCATGGCTAGTGTGTGCAGGGTCATGCTGGAAACCCC tgaaTATAGAAGCAGGTTTACAAATGAGGAAACAGTATCATTCTGTCTGAGGGTAATGGTGGGTGTCATCATACTCTATGACCACGTGCATCCAGTGGGCGCTTTTGCCAAAACTTCAAAAATTGAT ATGAAAGGATGCATCAAAGTTCTTAAAGACCAGCCTCCTAACAGTGTAGAAGGCCTTCTAAATGCTCTCAG gTACACAACAAAGCATTTGAATGATGAGACTACCTCCAAGCAAATTAAATCCATGTTGCAATAA
- the CYRIB gene encoding CYFIP-related Rac1 interactor B isoform X1, protein MGNLLKVLTCTDLEQGPNFFLDFENAQPTESEKEIYNQVNVVLKDAEGILEDLQSYRGAGHEIREAIQHPSDEKLQEKAWGAVVPLVGKLKKFYEFSQRLEAGLRGLLGALTSTPYSPTQHLEREQALAKQFAEILHFTLRFDELKMTNPAIQNDFSYYRRTLSRMRINNVPAEGENEVNNELANRMSLFYAEATPMLKTLSDATTKFVSENKNLPIENTTDCLSTMASVCRVMLETPEYRSRFTNEETVSFCLRVMVGVIILYDHVHPVGAFAKTSKIDMKGCIKVLKDQPPNSVEGLLNALRYTTKHLNDETTSKQIKSMLQ, encoded by the exons ATGCCCAACCTACAGaatctgaaaaggaaatttatAATCAGGTGAATGTAGTGTTAAAGGATGCAGAAGGAATACTGGAAGACTTGCAGTCATATAGAGGAGCTGGCCATGAAATACGAGAG gCAATACAGCATCCCAGTGATGAGAAGCTGCAAGAGAAGGCATGGGGTGCAGTTGTTCCACTAGTAGGCAAACTAAAGAAATTCTATGAATTTTCTCAAAGACTAG AGGCAGGATTGCGAGGTCTGTTGGGAGCCCTAACAAGCACTCCATATTCACCAACGCAACACCTGGAGCGAGAGCAGGCTCTTGCTAAGCAGTTTGCAGAAATTCTTCACTTTACACTCCGATTTGATGAGCTCAAG ATGACAAATCCTGCTATACAGAATGACTTCAGCTACTATAGAAGAACTCTGAGCCGTATGAGGATTAACAATGTCCCA gcagagggagaaaatgaagtaaataatGAGTTGGCAAACAGAATGTCTTTATTTTATGCTGAAGCAACGCCAATGTTGAAAACCTTAAGTGATGCTACAACAAAGTTTGTGTCAGAG AATAAAAATTTACCGATAGAGAATACAACAGATTGCTTAAGCACCATGGCTAGTGTGTGCAGGGTCATGCTGGAAACCCC tgaaTATAGAAGCAGGTTTACAAATGAGGAAACAGTATCATTCTGTCTGAGGGTAATGGTGGGTGTCATCATACTCTATGACCACGTGCATCCAGTGGGCGCTTTTGCCAAAACTTCAAAAATTGAT ATGAAAGGATGCATCAAAGTTCTTAAAGACCAGCCTCCTAACAGTGTAGAAGGCCTTCTAAATGCTCTCAG gTACACAACAAAGCATTTGAATGATGAGACTACCTCCAAGCAAATTAAATCCATGTTGCAATAA